From the genome of Populus trichocarpa isolate Nisqually-1 chromosome 15, P.trichocarpa_v4.1, whole genome shotgun sequence, one region includes:
- the LOC112324357 gene encoding uncharacterized protein LOC112324357: MVKLASARESRMYGPRLARNRGEYMNAGLCVFAAIVLVGGFVAELSKEPKSGLVLLLIALLLIMVVNLHDLVAHLAGIDYRFPLMGFDTQLALVEFAVPVVQASGALLSFLGILFLFIQEYKGYGHFKLERHALNLLIAGPALWVLGSIHNSCQIYERADGHVQILQQSVHIPFLMGSLLFLVGSILNIHEQAGRGHHGLRLLGKTWVWTGIYGSLMIFIGGLANVVKVFKMQQIDGLRLEKLRGGAQERLIRDREGHSPLILEEERRRKMTAAETRAAHIPATTPYRDVLVGQP; this comes from the exons ATGGTGAAACTAGCATCAGCTAGAGAGAGTAGAATGTACGGGCCAAGGCTAGCTAGAAATAGAGGAGAATATATGAACGCAGGGCTCTGTGTGTTTGCAGCTATTGTGCTTGTTGGTGGGTTTGTGGCTGAATTGTCAAAGGAACCCAAGTCAGGTCTTGTGCTTTTGCTTATAGCTCTCCTACTTATCATGGTGGTTAATCTTCATGATCTTGTTGCACATCTAGCCGGGATTGATTATCGGTTTCCTTTAATGGGGTTTGATACACAGCTTGCACTTGTTGAGTTTGCGGTTCCTGTGGTTCAGGCCTCGGGggctttgctttctttcttgggtattctttttctttttattcag GAATACAAGGGATATGGGCACTTCAAATTGGAAAGGCATGCTCTAAACTTGCTTATTGCTGGACCGGCTTTGTGGGTGCTCGGATCCATACACAACTCATGCCAGATATATGAGAGAGCTGATGGGCATGTACAAATATTGCAACAGAGCGTCCACATCCCATTTTTAATGGGAAGTTTGCTATTCTTGGTTGGTTCCATTCTCAATATTCATGAGCAAGCAGGACGGGGCCATCATGGACTAAGGCTATTG GGCAAGACTTGGGTCTGGACAGGCATCTATGGAAGTCTAATGATTTTTATAGGGGGATTAGCAAACGTAGTCAAGGTGTTCAAGATGCAGCAAATTGATGGACTACGGTTAGAGAAATTGAGAGGAGGGGCTCAAGAGCGTTTGATACGAGATAGGGAGGGTCACTCACCACTCATCCTagaagaggagaggagaaggAAAATGACAGCAGCGGAAACGAGAGCAGCACATATTCCTGCAACAACTCCTTACAGGGATGTGCTTGTTGGCCAGCCATGA